A genomic region of Pongo pygmaeus isolate AG05252 chromosome 7, NHGRI_mPonPyg2-v2.0_pri, whole genome shotgun sequence contains the following coding sequences:
- the MFHAS1 gene encoding malignant fibrous histiocytoma-amplified sequence 1, whose amino-acid sequence MAGMDSGNLKTARLWRDAALRARKLRSNLRQLTLTAAGACPGDGADALESPASPQLVLPANLGDIEALNLGNNGLEEVPEGLGSALGSLRVLVLRRNRFARLPPAVAELGHHLTELDVSHNRLTALGADVVSALRELRKLNLSHNQLPALPAQLGALAHLEELDVSFNRLAHLPDSFSCLSRLRTLDVDHNQLTAFPRQLLQLAALEELDVSSNRLRGLPEDISALRALKILWLSGAELGTLPAGFCELASLESLMLDNNGLRALPAQFSSLQRLKMLNLSSNLFEEFPAALLPLAGLEELYLSRNQLTSVPSLISGLGRLLTLWLDNNRIRYLPDSIVELTGLEELVLQGNQIAVLPDNFGQLSRVGLWKIKDNPLIQPPYEVCMKGIPYIAAYQKELAHSQPAVQPRLKLLLMGHKAAGKTLLRHCLTEERVEGCPGGGDKEKCYPPSPPAVSKGIEVTSWTADASRGLRFIVYDLAGDESYEVIQPFFLSPGALYVLVVNLATYEPRRFPTTVGSFLHRVGARVPHAVMCIVGTHADLCGERELEEKCLDIHLQIALQEKHDAEGLSRLAQVVDEALARDFELRSASPHAAYYGVSDKNLRRRKAHFQYLLNHRLQILSPVLPVSCRDPRHLKRLRDKLLSVAEHREIFPNLHRVLPRSWQVLEELHFQPPQAQRLWLSWWDSARLGLQAGLTEDRLQSALSYLHESGKLLYFEDSLALKEHVFHNLTRLIDILNVFFQRDPSLLLRKLLLGTSGEGKAEGESSPPMALPTPSQELLRATQLHQYVEGFLLHGLLPAHVIRLLLKPHVQAQQDLQLLLELLEKMGLCYCLNKPKGKPLNGSTAWYKFPCYVQNEVPHAEAWINGTNLAGQSFVAEQLQIEYSFPFTFPPGLFARYSVQINSHVVHRSDGKFQIFAYRGKVPVVVSYRPAKGVLQPDTLSIASHASLPNIWTAWQAITPLVEELNVLLQEWPGLHYTVHILCSKCLKRGSPNPHAFPGELLSQPRPEGVAEIICPKNGSERVNVALVYPPTPTVISPCSKKNVGEKHRNQ is encoded by the coding sequence ATGGCTGGGATGGACAGTGGCAACCTGAAGACGGCGAGGCTGTGGCGGGACGCCGCCCTGCGTGCCAGGAAGCTGCGGAGCAACCTGCGCCAGCTCACGCTCACCGCCGCCGGGGCCTGCCCCGGGGACGGGGCCGACGCGCTCGAGTCTCCCGCCTCCCCCCAGCTCGTGCTGCCGGCCAACCTCGGGGACATTGAGGCACTGAACCTGGGGAACAACGGCCTGGAGGAGGTACCCGAGGGGCTGGGGTCGGCGCTGGGCAGCCTGCGCGTCCTGGTCCTGCGCAGGAACCGCTTCGCCCGGCTGCCCCCGGCGGTGGCCGAGCTCGGCCACCACCTCACCGAGCTGGACGTGAGCCACAATCGGCTGACCGCCCTGGGCGCGGACGTGGTGAGTGCTCTGAGGGAGCTGCGGAAGCTCAACCTCAGCCACAACCAGCTGCCCGCCCTGCCCGCCCAGCTGGGCGCTCTCGCTCACCTGGAGGAGCTGGACGTCAGCTTTAACCGGCTGGCGCACCTGCCTGActccttctcctgcctctcccGCCTGCGCACCCTGGACGTGGATCACAACCAGCTCACTGCCTTCCCCCGGCAGCTGCTGCAGCTGGCGGCCCTGGAGGAGCTGGACGTGTCCAGCAACCGGCTGCGGGGCCTGCCTGAGGATATCAGTGCCCTGCGTGCCCTCAAGATCCTCTGGCTGAGTGGGGCCGAGCTTGGCACGCTGCCCGCCGGCTTCTGCGAGCTGGCCAGTTTGGAGAGCCTCATGCTAGACAACAACGGGCTGCGGGCTCTGCCCGCCCAGTTCAGCAGCCTGCAGCGGCTCAAAATGCTCAACCTCTCTTCCAACCTCTTCGAGGAGTTCCCTGCCGCGCTGCTGCCCCTGGCTGGTCTGGAGGAGCTCTACCTTAGTCGCAACCAGCTCACCTCGGTGCCATCCCTTATCTCGGGCCTGGGCCGGCTTCTCACCTTGTGGCTGGATAATAACCGCATCCGCTACCTGCCGGACTCCATAGTGGAGCTGACCGGCCTGGAGGAGCTCGTGCTGCAGGGGAACCAGATCGCGGTGCTGCCCGACAACTTTGGCCAGCTCTCCCGGGTGGGTTTGTGGAAGATCAAAGACAACCCACTGATCCAGCCCCCCTACGAGGTCTGCATGAAGGGGATCCCGTACATCGCAGCCTACCAGAAGGAACTGGCTCATTCCCAGCCGGCGGTGCAGCCCCGGCTCAAGCTGCTCCTGATGGGCCATAAGGCTGCAGGAAAGACTTTGCTGCGCCACTGCCTCACCGAGGAGAGGGTGGAGGGATGCCCAGGAGGAGGGGACAAGGAGAAGTGCTACCCACCGTCACCTCCCGCTGTGAGCAAGGGCATCGAGGTGACCAGCTGGACGGCCGATGCCTCCCGGGGCCTGCGGTTCATCGTGTATGACTTAGCTGGGGATGAAAGTTACGAGGTGATCCAGCCCTTCTTCCTGTCCCCAGGGGCCCTGTATGTGCTGGTGGTCAACTTGGCCACCTATGAGCCTCGCCGCTTTCCTACTACCGTGGGCTCCTTCTTGCATCGGGTCGGGGCGAGAGTGCCCCACGCGGTGATGTGCATCGTGGGCACCCACGCGGACCTGTGCGGAGAGCGTGAGCTGGAGGAGAAGTGTCTAGACATTCACCTACAGATCGCCCTGCAGGAGAAGCACGACGCGGAGGGGCTGAGCCGCTTGGCCCAGGTGGTGGACGAGGCACTGGCCCGGGACTTCGAGCTGCGCTCTGCCAGCCCCCACGCAGCCTACTACGGCGTTTCGGACAAGAACCTTCGACGGCGCAAGGCCCATTTTCAATACCTGCTCAACCACAGGCTGCAGATCCTCTCCCCGGTGTTGCCTGTTAGCTGCAGGGACCCGCGCCACTTAAAACGCCTTCGGGACAAGTTGCTGTCAGTTGCTGAGCACCGAGAAATCTTCCCCAACTTACACAGAGTACTGCCTCGATCCTGGCAGGTGCTGGAAGAACTGCATTTCCAGCCACCTCAGGCCCAGCGACTGTGGCTAAGCTGGTGGGACTCAGCGCGCCTGGGCCTGCAGGCGGGTCTGACCGAGGACCGACTGCAGAGTGCCCTCTCCTACCTGCATGAGAGCGGCAAGCTACTCTACTTTGAGGACAGTCTGGCCCTCAAGGAGCACGTCTTCCACAACCTCACCCGCCTCATCGACATCCTCAATGTCTTCTTCCAGAGGGATCCCTCTTTGCTGCTGCGTAAGCTGCTCCTAGGGACCAGTGGAGAGGGCAAGGCGGAGGGGGAAAGCTCCCCGCCCATGGCGCTGCCCACCCCGAGCCAGGAACTGCTCCGGGCCACCCAGCTCCATCAGTATGTGGAGGGCTTTCTGTTGCATGGGCTCTTGCCAGCTCATGTCATTCGGTTGCTGCTTAAGCCTCATGTCCAGGCCCAGCAGGACTTGCAGCTGTTGCTGGAGCTGCTGGAGAAGATGGGACTCTGTTACTGCCTCAATAAACCCAAGGGCAAGCCTTTGAATGGGTCCACAGCTTGGTACAAGTTCCCATGCTATGTGCAGAACGAGGTGCCCCATGCAGAAGCCTGGATTAATGGGACCAACCTAGCTGGGCAGTCTTTTGTGGCTGAGCAGTTGCAGATTGAATATAGCTTTCCTTTTACCTTTCCACCTGGGTTGTTTGCACGGTACAGTGTCCAGATCAACAGCCACGTGGTGCACAGGTCGGATGGTAAATTTCAGATCTTTGCCTATAGAGGGAAAGTTCCTGTGGTGGTGAGTTACAGACCTGCCAAGGGAGTCCTGCAGCCAGACACCCTGTCCATTGCTAGCCACGCATCATTACCAAATATATGGACCGCATGGCAAGCCATAACCCCCTTGGTGGAGGAACTGAATGTCCTACTTCAGGAATGGCCTGGACTGCACTACACCGTGCACATTCTCTGTTCTAAGTGCCTTAAGAGAGGATCGCCCAATCCACATGCTTTCCCAG